The Peribacillus simplex genome contains a region encoding:
- a CDS encoding LCP family protein, which translates to MSTTRRVYKIKKTKKKRRKRLWLLLVPLLVLGLGASTYAATLYMKAQNVFSDSYDPVEASAKRSEAIDPLEDNFSILFIGIDDSKDRDLKGNSRSDALILATFNKDQKSIKLLSIPRDSYVYVPAKGVTTKINAAHAAGGPKATMDTVEELFDIPVDYYVRMNFNAFIDVVDSLDGIEVDVPYEINEIDSHDKKNAVHLEEGLQTVDGEGALAFARTRKKDSDIQRGERQQEVLKAIIAKATSAGSLTKYTDVMEAVGDNMTTNLKFSQMRGFIKYVTTDKGLNLETIKLEGQDSTINGSYYYQLNDTSLANTKLLLQSHLNLGPNEGNQTEAAQSQTQE; encoded by the coding sequence ATGTCTACTACTAGGCGTGTTTATAAAATTAAAAAAACAAAGAAAAAAAGGCGAAAGAGGCTTTGGTTATTGCTTGTTCCCCTGCTGGTACTTGGTCTGGGAGCTTCTACGTATGCTGCAACCCTGTATATGAAAGCCCAGAATGTATTCAGTGATTCTTATGACCCTGTGGAAGCATCAGCAAAGCGAAGTGAAGCGATCGACCCGCTCGAAGATAATTTCTCGATCCTTTTCATAGGAATCGATGATAGTAAGGACCGTGACTTAAAAGGAAATTCCCGCTCGGATGCTTTAATTCTGGCCACATTCAATAAAGATCAAAAATCTATCAAACTATTAAGCATTCCACGTGATTCCTATGTGTACGTGCCAGCCAAGGGCGTAACCACGAAAATCAACGCGGCCCACGCAGCCGGCGGACCAAAAGCGACGATGGACACCGTAGAGGAGTTATTCGATATCCCTGTCGATTATTATGTTCGCATGAACTTTAATGCTTTCATCGATGTCGTAGATTCATTGGATGGTATCGAAGTCGACGTCCCTTATGAAATAAATGAAATCGATTCACATGACAAAAAGAATGCCGTCCATCTCGAAGAAGGATTACAGACCGTTGATGGTGAAGGAGCATTAGCGTTTGCACGGACACGTAAAAAGGACAGTGATATCCAACGTGGTGAGCGTCAGCAGGAAGTCCTAAAAGCCATCATTGCCAAAGCAACCTCTGCTGGATCACTGACGAAATATACAGACGTAATGGAAGCTGTCGGAGACAATATGACAACGAACCTTAAATTCTCACAAATGAGAGGTTTCATAAAATATGTAACTACCGATAAAGGACTGAATCTTGAAACCATCAAACTTGAAGGTCAGGATTCTACCATTAACGGAAGCTATTATTATCAGCTGAACGATACATCATTAGCGAACACTAAGCTGTTGCTTCAATCCCACTTAAACCTGGGACCGAATGAAGGCAATCAAACCGAAGCCGCTCAATCACAAACACAAGAATAA
- a CDS encoding O-antigen ligase family protein, with the protein MKFIEKQSLPILFLCLLVPLAVPHPIAGYIATALMLIFIGINKKNLLLILFIYFPARPLLMELNSGLTYTGDLVIVTLFISLLIERFKKNEWPFSKYHFTAPFWLFCLIGAGAALMNGVGILPILFELRALLITFLLLYIIGELNLERKDIFRFLKVILIFTILLCLHGMVEKIFSRTILLPHAWEMWNLSPTNRMRIYGAPANPNVFALFLSIQLFLSFFLFQSLKKHKWIVFLAAILLSGTLLLTYSRGTMIAFGFSALVFMIWTRNKPFLKYAVGAFCLGLLLIYYPVLFASSKVEVSASIPMENVVIGSTPSPEHEHALSNRFSEMFSDKTLHQSTEWGRLYVLIKGIEIFTDHPIIGTGLATFGDSATLSYSSPIYQEYQIGERMYTDNQYIQILVQTGALGFLSVLAFIFFTFRKILKSGNGTLAAFTICLMLAALLAGLFYNILEDKTFTLIFYSCLGICLQKDIILKD; encoded by the coding sequence TTGAAGTTTATAGAAAAGCAATCGTTACCCATTCTATTTCTGTGCCTGCTCGTCCCATTGGCAGTGCCTCACCCTATCGCCGGTTACATCGCAACGGCGCTGATGCTCATTTTTATCGGTATAAATAAAAAAAACCTGTTATTAATTCTATTCATTTATTTCCCTGCCCGTCCCTTATTGATGGAACTGAATAGCGGCTTAACCTATACAGGTGATCTGGTCATCGTCACCTTATTCATTTCTTTGCTTATTGAAAGATTCAAAAAGAACGAATGGCCATTCTCGAAATATCATTTTACCGCGCCATTTTGGTTGTTTTGTTTAATTGGTGCCGGGGCTGCACTCATGAACGGAGTGGGAATCCTCCCCATCCTATTTGAACTCCGTGCATTGCTTATTACATTCTTGCTTCTTTACATTATCGGTGAATTAAATCTAGAAAGAAAGGATATCTTTCGCTTTTTAAAGGTTATCCTAATATTTACAATCCTACTTTGCCTGCATGGCATGGTGGAGAAAATCTTTTCACGTACAATCCTGCTTCCCCACGCATGGGAAATGTGGAATCTTTCACCAACAAACCGGATGAGGATTTATGGAGCACCTGCCAATCCTAATGTATTTGCCTTATTCTTAAGCATCCAGTTATTCCTTAGTTTCTTTCTATTTCAGTCCCTGAAAAAACATAAATGGATCGTCTTCCTGGCAGCCATCCTGCTTTCCGGAACGTTACTGCTTACCTATTCACGGGGCACGATGATTGCATTCGGGTTCTCGGCGCTTGTCTTTATGATATGGACTAGAAATAAACCATTTCTCAAATATGCTGTAGGAGCATTTTGTCTCGGCCTGCTTCTTATTTATTACCCAGTTTTATTTGCATCAAGTAAAGTGGAGGTATCCGCATCGATTCCTATGGAAAATGTGGTAATTGGCAGCACCCCCTCTCCTGAACACGAACATGCCCTCTCCAATCGTTTTTCAGAAATGTTCTCTGATAAAACACTGCACCAAAGTACGGAATGGGGCCGGTTATATGTCCTAATCAAAGGGATTGAAATTTTCACAGATCACCCGATAATCGGTACCGGTCTAGCAACCTTCGGAGATTCTGCCACACTTTCCTATTCCTCACCAATCTATCAGGAATACCAAATTGGTGAAAGGATGTATACCGATAATCAATATATCCAGATTCTGGTCCAAACTGGTGCACTGGGATTTCTTTCAGTTCTTGCATTCATCTTTTTCACCTTCCGTAAAATCCTGAAATCGGGAAATGGCACTTTAGCAGCGTTCACCATCTGCCTGATGTTGGCCGCATTATTAGCAGGACTTTTCTACAATATTCTCGAAGATAAAACGTTTACGCTGATATTTTATAGTTGTTTGGGAATCTGTTTACAGAAGGACATCATTTTAAAGGATTGA
- a CDS encoding response regulator codes for MKTSIIIIDDHQLFREGVKRILDFESSFDVVAEGDDGSEAMDLVETHKPDVVIMDINMPTMNGVEATKMLVNRYPETKVIILSIHDDENYVQHALKTGAQGYLLKEMDADALIDAVRVVAEGGSYLHPKVTHNLVKEYRRLAAEEGADRDSIHTIEIRRPLHLLTRRECEVLQLLADGKSNRAIGETLYISEKTVKNHVSNILQKMNVNDRTQAVVLAIKNGWVEVK; via the coding sequence TTGAAGACTAGTATCATCATTATCGATGACCATCAGCTTTTCCGTGAAGGCGTAAAGCGCATATTAGATTTTGAATCATCCTTTGATGTTGTTGCCGAGGGTGATGACGGAAGCGAAGCGATGGACCTCGTTGAAACACATAAACCTGATGTTGTTATCATGGATATCAACATGCCGACCATGAATGGGGTCGAAGCAACAAAAATGCTCGTGAACCGTTACCCTGAAACAAAAGTCATCATCCTTTCCATTCATGATGATGAAAACTACGTGCAGCACGCATTGAAAACAGGAGCACAAGGTTATCTTTTGAAAGAAATGGACGCAGATGCGTTGATTGATGCTGTGCGTGTAGTCGCTGAAGGCGGCTCATACCTTCATCCGAAGGTGACCCATAATTTGGTTAAAGAATATCGCCGCTTGGCAGCTGAAGAGGGTGCTGATCGTGATTCCATACATACGATAGAAATTAGGAGGCCGCTTCACCTATTGACTCGACGCGAATGTGAAGTGCTTCAACTTTTAGCGGACGGGAAAAGCAACCGGGCCATCGGCGAAACTCTATATATCAGTGAAAAAACAGTCAAGAACCATGTGAGTAACATTCTTCAGAAGATGAATGTGAATGACCGTACACAAGCGGTTGTCCTAGCTATTAAAAATGGCTGGGTGGAAGTGAAGTAA
- a CDS encoding DEAD/DEAH box helicase, with protein MSISPPYSPELQNHLTGKHLLALEIPFSQELLAEHLKNGYVSETFGVQSKNGSYNCVRCGNKDQTLFYTFPCKICKQDCTYCRSCIMMGRVSECAKLYRWTGPGIPFTIPDNVMSWAGTLSSGQQNASDRVVEAVNGKDEFLVWAVCGAGKTEVLFPAIEAALHAGKRICLATPRTDVVLELSPRLKKAFPAIEVMTLYAGSADRHGFSPLTVATTHQLFRFIEAFDVIIVDEVDAFPYSIDDSLHYAVNKSKKVSAATIYLTATPSKRMQRLYRSGKLKAVIIPARYHRQPIPVPGMKWSGNWQKLFLQQKIPPTITGWVSERLKQKIPFLLFFPSIQVMEQAIPLFQRLSPKLSIVHSRHPDRKEKVMALRNGMVPGLLTTTILERGVTIDRLEVAVIGAEHEVFSESALVQIAGRVGRSFANPAGTITFFHYGKSKAMVDAVHHIQIMNNDAMKRGLLDE; from the coding sequence ATGAGCATTTCCCCCCCTTATTCCCCGGAACTTCAGAACCATCTCACCGGAAAACACCTTTTGGCCCTCGAAATCCCCTTCTCCCAAGAACTCCTCGCAGAGCACCTCAAGAATGGGTATGTCTCGGAAACATTCGGCGTGCAATCCAAAAACGGCAGTTATAACTGTGTACGTTGCGGTAACAAAGATCAAACGTTGTTTTATACATTCCCTTGCAAGATTTGCAAGCAAGATTGCACGTACTGCCGCTCATGCATCATGATGGGACGGGTCAGTGAATGTGCCAAGCTTTATAGGTGGACCGGGCCCGGCATTCCGTTTACGATTCCTGACAATGTGATGAGTTGGGCAGGCACTTTATCGTCAGGTCAACAAAATGCCTCCGACCGTGTCGTTGAAGCCGTGAACGGAAAAGATGAATTCCTGGTATGGGCTGTATGCGGGGCGGGGAAGACGGAGGTCCTATTTCCAGCGATTGAGGCAGCCTTGCATGCAGGGAAACGGATATGCTTGGCAACACCGCGGACCGATGTCGTTCTCGAACTCTCCCCAAGGTTAAAAAAAGCCTTTCCTGCGATTGAAGTCATGACCCTTTATGCCGGCAGTGCAGATAGACATGGCTTTTCGCCGCTGACCGTTGCCACGACACATCAGCTTTTCCGTTTTATTGAAGCTTTCGATGTCATCATCGTTGATGAAGTCGATGCGTTTCCCTACTCAATTGATGATTCGCTGCATTATGCGGTAAATAAATCGAAAAAGGTTTCTGCGGCGACCATCTACTTGACCGCCACACCTTCAAAACGGATGCAGCGGCTATACCGAAGCGGTAAATTGAAAGCCGTCATAATCCCGGCCCGTTATCATCGTCAGCCAATTCCTGTCCCTGGAATGAAGTGGAGCGGCAATTGGCAAAAACTATTTCTTCAACAAAAGATTCCCCCCACAATCACCGGATGGGTAAGTGAACGCCTTAAGCAGAAAATCCCCTTCCTCTTGTTTTTTCCAAGCATTCAAGTGATGGAGCAGGCCATTCCGCTGTTCCAAAGGCTGTCCCCAAAATTATCGATTGTCCACTCCAGGCACCCTGATCGAAAGGAAAAGGTAATGGCACTAAGGAATGGAATGGTTCCAGGATTACTGACAACGACCATCCTGGAACGCGGCGTGACAATTGATCGGTTGGAAGTAGCCGTCATCGGTGCTGAACATGAAGTGTTTTCTGAAAGTGCCCTCGTTCAGATTGCCGGCAGGGTAGGGAGAAGCTTTGCTAACCCCGCCGGGACGATCACCTTTTTTCATTACGGTAAAAGTAAAGCGATGGTCGATGCGGTTCACCATATACAAATAATGAATAATGATGCCATGAAAAGGGGGCTGCTGGATGAATAG
- a CDS encoding DegV family protein: MKTAVVTDSTAYIPKEIRDRLHIHMMPLNVIFSNEAYREEVDITADEFYEEVKMREKLPTTSQPPIGKFVEKFEELQKEYDDVISIHLSSGISGTYQGAVSAGEMVEGIRVHAFDSEISCMVQGFYVIEAAMMALDGKSAEEIMARLEEMKPSVRAYFMADDLSHLQRGGRLSSAQALIGSLLQVKPVLHFVDKVIVPFEKIRTRKKAMKRIADLLGEDAASGEKYKAVIIHAKRESEAKDCKAELEARFPNVEFDISYFGPVIGTHLGEGSMGMGWYKI; encoded by the coding sequence ATGAAAACCGCAGTCGTAACAGATAGCACTGCATATATACCTAAGGAAATACGTGATCGTTTACATATACATATGATGCCGCTTAATGTCATTTTTTCCAATGAAGCGTACCGGGAGGAAGTTGATATAACTGCGGATGAGTTTTATGAGGAAGTGAAGATGCGGGAGAAATTGCCGACCACTTCACAGCCTCCAATCGGGAAGTTTGTCGAGAAGTTCGAGGAACTGCAAAAAGAATATGATGATGTTATTTCCATTCATTTATCGAGCGGCATCAGCGGAACGTATCAAGGAGCGGTATCTGCAGGTGAAATGGTCGAAGGAATCAGGGTTCATGCCTTTGATTCGGAAATCAGCTGCATGGTACAGGGGTTTTACGTGATCGAGGCGGCAATGATGGCACTTGATGGTAAAAGTGCAGAAGAAATCATGGCAAGGCTCGAAGAAATGAAACCATCGGTAAGGGCCTACTTCATGGCAGATGACCTATCCCATCTGCAGCGCGGCGGCCGCTTAAGCAGTGCCCAAGCATTGATTGGCAGTCTGCTTCAAGTGAAGCCGGTCCTCCATTTTGTTGATAAAGTCATCGTCCCATTCGAAAAAATCCGTACAAGAAAAAAAGCGATGAAACGGATTGCCGATTTACTTGGGGAAGACGCGGCGAGCGGCGAGAAATATAAAGCCGTCATCATTCATGCAAAACGGGAAAGTGAAGCTAAAGACTGTAAAGCCGAGCTTGAAGCCCGGTTCCCAAATGTCGAGTTCGACATCAGCTACTTCGGTCCGGTAATCGGAACACATCTGGGCGAAGGTTCAATGGGGATGGGCTGGTATAAAATTTAA
- a CDS encoding WecB/TagA/CpsF family glycosyltransferase, with translation MTEKFVEILSIPFIDSNMNEFMNGMIYPRLMNQEKTFIVTANPEIVEYANEHQDYKDIIISADYITPDGVGIIMASKWLNQPLQERITGFDLMNELFRVADEKALKVYLLGAEESVIEAAALKVKESYPGLELVGYNHGYIDIKDDALPKSIADLEPDIILTALGFPRQEKWVSKHYGLFNKGLFMGVGGSFDVLAGKVNRAPVIWQKMRLEWLYRLIQQPSRWKRMLALPRFVLKVKRLRKTVQRS, from the coding sequence ATGACAGAGAAGTTTGTTGAGATACTATCCATACCATTCATTGATAGCAATATGAATGAATTCATGAATGGAATGATCTATCCAAGATTGATGAATCAGGAAAAAACGTTTATCGTTACGGCAAATCCGGAAATAGTTGAGTATGCAAATGAACATCAGGATTATAAAGACATCATTATATCGGCTGATTACATCACTCCGGATGGCGTTGGTATTATTATGGCCTCTAAATGGCTAAATCAACCTTTACAAGAGCGGATTACCGGATTCGACTTGATGAATGAATTATTTCGGGTCGCTGATGAAAAAGCGCTGAAGGTATACCTGCTTGGAGCGGAGGAAAGCGTGATTGAAGCAGCGGCCCTGAAAGTGAAAGAATCATACCCGGGTCTCGAGTTGGTGGGATACAACCATGGTTACATTGATATAAAGGATGATGCCCTGCCTAAGTCGATAGCGGATCTTGAACCGGACATCATTTTGACTGCATTGGGGTTCCCTAGGCAGGAAAAATGGGTTTCCAAGCACTATGGGCTATTCAATAAGGGGTTATTCATGGGAGTTGGGGGAAGCTTTGATGTCCTTGCGGGAAAGGTGAACCGCGCCCCGGTTATCTGGCAAAAGATGCGTCTTGAATGGTTGTACCGACTGATCCAGCAACCTTCGCGCTGGAAACGGATGCTTGCGCTGCCAAGATTCGTTTTAAAGGTTAAGCGGTTAAGGAAAACGGTACAGCGTTCCTGA
- a CDS encoding sensor histidine kinase, giving the protein MSIKKVDAKALDKILETMVSTVSESKDEVFDIGEQCRKDFESLSKELDDVKIRVAIVITDSDALDSKARFARKRLSEVSMHFNHFSEEQVRDAYERAHKLQVDLQINRQLEKELRNRRDELELRLRGLQQTIDKAVHLVSQISVVQNYLTQDLKFVGEALQEAKRKQDFGLKIIEAQEQERKKLSREIHDGPAQMLANVMMRSDLIERVQRERGPDEALVEIRSLKVMVRNALYEVRRIIYDLRPMALDDLGLVPTLRKYLQTTEDYNNGVNLNFVNLGQVKRLPSDMEVALFRLVQESVQNSLKHADPKQIQVKLSISKEMVTVVVKDDGKGFDSSIQKEGSFGLVGMRERVELLEGEMTIDSQPGAGTLVFIQVPYHL; this is encoded by the coding sequence ATGTCCATAAAAAAGGTTGATGCTAAAGCATTGGACAAGATCTTAGAAACAATGGTGAGCACTGTTAGTGAGAGTAAGGATGAAGTCTTTGATATCGGCGAACAATGCCGAAAGGATTTCGAGTCATTATCAAAAGAGCTTGATGATGTGAAAATTAGGGTTGCCATTGTGATAACCGACAGCGATGCATTGGATTCAAAAGCCAGGTTTGCTCGAAAAAGGCTTTCGGAAGTCAGTATGCACTTCAACCATTTTTCTGAAGAACAGGTGCGCGATGCTTATGAAAGGGCACATAAGCTGCAAGTCGATTTACAAATTAACCGGCAATTGGAGAAAGAGCTCCGTAATCGCCGGGATGAGCTTGAGTTAAGGTTAAGGGGACTGCAGCAGACGATCGATAAAGCGGTGCATCTCGTTTCGCAAATATCGGTAGTGCAGAATTATTTGACCCAGGATCTTAAATTTGTGGGGGAAGCCCTTCAAGAAGCGAAACGCAAACAGGACTTCGGCCTGAAAATAATCGAAGCCCAGGAGCAGGAACGTAAAAAGCTCTCACGTGAAATTCATGATGGCCCTGCGCAAATGCTGGCAAACGTCATGATGCGCTCAGACTTGATAGAACGAGTGCAGCGGGAGAGAGGTCCTGATGAAGCGTTAGTGGAAATCCGCAGTTTAAAGGTCATGGTAAGGAATGCTTTATATGAAGTGCGCAGGATCATCTATGACCTTCGTCCTATGGCGCTTGATGATTTAGGCCTTGTACCTACCCTCAGAAAGTACCTGCAAACGACCGAAGACTATAATAATGGTGTGAATCTGAATTTCGTCAACCTTGGACAGGTCAAAAGGCTTCCTTCCGATATGGAAGTCGCTTTATTCAGGCTGGTTCAGGAGTCTGTACAAAATTCATTGAAGCATGCGGACCCAAAACAGATTCAAGTTAAACTGTCCATTTCCAAGGAGATGGTGACCGTCGTCGTCAAAGATGATGGAAAGGGGTTTGACTCTTCGATTCAAAAAGAAGGTTCATTTGGCTTGGTAGGAATGAGGGAAAGAGTCGAGCTGCTGGAAGGTGAAATGACGATCGATTCACAACCGGGGGCAGGCACTTTGGTGTTTATACAAGTTCCCTACCATTTATAA
- a CDS encoding glycosyltransferase family 4 protein, whose protein sequence is MRILHLNAGNETGGGMFHIMSLLNQLNKEECLLGVFEEGELYRRARSSGIQTELFKQHSKYDLSILKPLRDFIRLNNIDIIHTHGPRANIYGAFIKRLIKCPWLLTVHSSPHHDFLGQGVKGKLFTGLHVRSFQYADHILAVSDRFKQDLIDQGIHSSKITKILNGIDFEKELAFPLQREDFGFGKDDFIVIMPARLEPVKGHEFALAALSEVVSEFPYIKLLLAGDGSRRSALEEMVSEKGLSDHVHFLGYREDLERIYPLGDITLLTSLSESFPLVLLEGARSGLPAITSDVGGVQELIPDRSKGWITEIGNIEQLKLAICNAMELKKSGDLTKIGSDLQKFAKSNFSIEILAENVYNVYLRMKN, encoded by the coding sequence ATGAGAATCTTGCACTTAAACGCTGGTAATGAAACTGGCGGCGGAATGTTTCATATTATGTCCTTACTGAACCAATTGAATAAAGAGGAATGTTTGCTTGGTGTATTTGAAGAGGGTGAACTTTACCGGCGGGCCAGGTCTTCCGGGATACAAACCGAACTTTTCAAGCAACATTCCAAATATGACCTTTCAATTTTGAAACCTTTACGGGACTTTATCCGTCTAAATAATATAGACATCATCCATACACATGGTCCGCGGGCGAATATATATGGTGCATTTATAAAGCGCCTCATTAAATGCCCTTGGCTCCTTACTGTTCACAGTTCACCTCATCATGACTTTTTGGGGCAGGGTGTAAAAGGAAAATTGTTCACCGGCCTTCATGTAAGGTCATTTCAATATGCCGATCATATACTGGCAGTTTCCGACCGCTTTAAGCAGGACTTGATTGACCAAGGAATCCATTCGTCAAAAATAACAAAGATCCTGAACGGAATTGACTTTGAAAAGGAATTGGCTTTCCCGCTTCAAAGAGAAGATTTCGGGTTTGGGAAGGATGATTTCATCGTCATCATGCCTGCAAGGCTTGAACCGGTGAAGGGTCATGAATTTGCTTTAGCGGCATTAAGTGAAGTGGTATCGGAATTCCCTTATATAAAGCTGTTGCTTGCAGGGGACGGGAGCAGGAGATCCGCTCTGGAAGAGATGGTCTCGGAAAAGGGATTATCCGATCATGTGCACTTTTTAGGGTATCGTGAAGATTTAGAACGAATCTACCCGTTAGGGGACATCACATTATTGACTTCGTTAAGCGAAAGTTTTCCACTGGTTTTACTTGAAGGAGCAAGATCGGGTCTTCCGGCAATCACAAGTGATGTCGGCGGTGTACAGGAATTGATTCCCGATCGGAGCAAGGGCTGGATTACGGAAATCGGCAATATCGAACAGCTCAAATTGGCCATCTGCAATGCTATGGAATTAAAAAAATCCGGAGACCTGACAAAGATAGGGTCGGATTTACAAAAATTTGCAAAAAGCAACTTTTCTATAGAGATTTTAGCCGAAAACGTATATAATGTTTATTTGAGGATGAAAAATTAA
- a CDS encoding glycosyltransferase family 4 protein, with protein MLVLALLVSFLLSIFLTPFVGKLAFKLGATDKPNERKVHSKIMPRMGGLAIFLSFFITFLPFLLFMNDFGEQLPLLVGALVIILIGMADDIFELRAAPKFLGQVLAALIIVLWGGLEVKFINLPFFTDTLEFGVFSIPITILWIVGIINAINLIDGLDGLAGGVSTIALVTIATMALIKGDLFVAMIALIVIGSTLGFLKYNFHPAKIFMGDTGALFLGYIIAVLSLLGFKNVTMISLIVPIIILGVPISDTFFAIIRRVVNKQPISAADKSHLHHCLINLGFTHKQTVLLIYALAACFGLAAIIFSFATMWGALILVTGLLLIIEIFVEKIGLVNSNYQPLLKMLNFKNKP; from the coding sequence TTGTTGGTATTGGCCTTGTTGGTATCCTTTTTATTATCCATTTTTTTGACTCCTTTTGTCGGAAAGCTGGCCTTTAAATTAGGAGCTACCGATAAACCGAATGAGCGAAAAGTGCATAGTAAAATTATGCCGCGCATGGGCGGTTTAGCTATATTTTTGAGTTTTTTCATTACGTTCTTACCGTTCTTACTTTTCATGAATGACTTTGGGGAGCAGCTGCCCCTTCTGGTGGGAGCCCTTGTCATCATTTTGATCGGGATGGCTGATGATATTTTTGAATTAAGAGCTGCACCCAAATTCCTGGGCCAGGTTTTGGCGGCCCTCATTATCGTATTATGGGGCGGTCTTGAAGTGAAATTCATCAATTTGCCGTTCTTTACCGATACACTTGAATTTGGTGTTTTTAGTATACCGATTACCATTTTGTGGATCGTCGGCATCATTAATGCAATCAACCTGATAGATGGACTGGATGGTCTTGCAGGCGGTGTCTCAACGATCGCATTAGTGACAATTGCAACAATGGCCCTTATTAAAGGGGACCTATTTGTTGCTATGATCGCATTGATCGTGATTGGAAGCACTCTTGGCTTTTTGAAATATAACTTCCATCCGGCAAAGATTTTCATGGGAGATACAGGTGCCTTATTCTTAGGTTACATCATTGCCGTCCTGTCCCTGCTAGGGTTTAAAAACGTTACGATGATTTCATTGATCGTACCGATCATCATTTTGGGTGTGCCCATTTCGGATACATTCTTCGCGATTATCCGCAGGGTCGTCAATAAACAGCCGATCTCGGCTGCTGATAAATCCCATTTACATCACTGTTTGATAAACTTGGGATTCACTCATAAGCAGACTGTCTTGCTCATATACGCTTTAGCTGCTTGCTTTGGCTTAGCGGCCATTATCTTTTCATTTGCAACGATGTGGGGAGCTTTGATCCTTGTGACGGGACTCCTGCTGATCATTGAGATTTTCGTGGAGAAGATTGGTTTGGTCAATTCAAACTATCAGCCGTTGCTCAAGATGCTCAACTTTAAAAACAAACCATGA
- a CDS encoding YigZ family protein produces MLTKYLTVAGRGEHEIVIEKSRFISHIARVETEDAAQAFIQEIKKKHKDATHNCSAYMIGEQNQIQKALDDGEPSGTAGVPILEVLKKKDLKDTAVVVTRYFGGIKLGAGGLIRAYSKATSEGINTTGVVVRKLMRVISTTVDYTWLGKLENELRSSIYQIKEIQYLDQVIILVYVEETQKETYTAWITELTNGQGHITEEEMLYLEEEFS; encoded by the coding sequence ATGCTCACTAAATATTTAACGGTGGCAGGTCGCGGCGAACATGAAATCGTCATTGAAAAATCCCGTTTCATTTCCCACATCGCCCGGGTTGAAACCGAAGATGCCGCACAGGCCTTTATCCAGGAAATCAAGAAAAAGCACAAAGATGCTACACATAATTGTTCCGCTTATATGATCGGGGAACAAAATCAAATCCAAAAAGCCCTCGATGATGGGGAACCGAGCGGAACGGCAGGCGTCCCTATCCTGGAAGTGCTTAAGAAAAAAGACCTGAAAGACACCGCTGTTGTTGTCACACGATATTTTGGCGGCATCAAACTTGGTGCTGGCGGCCTCATTCGCGCTTACAGCAAAGCGACTTCAGAAGGAATTAATACCACTGGTGTGGTCGTAAGAAAACTAATGCGGGTCATTTCGACAACCGTCGACTATACCTGGCTTGGAAAATTGGAAAACGAATTGCGATCTTCCATTTATCAAATAAAGGAAATTCAATACCTTGATCAGGTCATTATCCTTGTATATGTCGAGGAAACACAAAAAGAGACATATACCGCTTGGATTACAGAGCTGACAAATGGTCAAGGCCATATCACTGAGGAAGAAATGCTTTATTTGGAAGAGGAATTCTCCTGA